The Camelina sativa cultivar DH55 chromosome 14, Cs, whole genome shotgun sequence genome includes a window with the following:
- the LOC104738705 gene encoding uncharacterized protein LOC104738705 isoform X2: MFCCSILFSTITMSLMDATTKLISVEIYTMEGITILVLKSSPLWSPVRVKTNPYSVSNTFFVPANSGELVRTQLRLAREILELLLNSFVIMWSKDHNNKQQYGLASRIVKFAQILPEKGITGPFMVSVAS; encoded by the exons ATGTTTTGCTGCAGCATTTTGTTTTCTACTATAACAAT GTCtttgatggatgcaacgaccaAACTGATATCG GTGGAGATCTACACGATGGAAGGGATTACAATCTTGGTCTTGAAGTCATCGCCGCTGTGGAGTCCGGTAAGAGTGAAAACGAACCCTTACTCTGTCAGCAATACGTTCTTCGTCCCTGCTAACAGTGGAGA GTTGGTGAGAACCCAACTGCGTCTGGCTAGGGAGATTTTGGAATTACTCCTGAACAGCTTTGTCATAATGTGGTCAAAGGATCACAACAACAAGCAGCAATATGGACTGG CCTCAAGGATTGTCAAATTTGCTCAGATACTACCAGAGAAAGGCATCACTGGACCATTTATGGTTTCAG TAGCGTCTTAG
- the LOC104738705 gene encoding uncharacterized protein LOC104738705 isoform X3: MFCCSILFSTITMSLMDATTKLISVEIYTMEGITILVLKSSPLWSPVRVKTNPYSVSNTFFVPANSGELVRTQLRLAREILELLLNSFVIMWSKDHNNKQQYGLASRIVKFAQILPEKGITGPFMVSAS, translated from the exons ATGTTTTGCTGCAGCATTTTGTTTTCTACTATAACAAT GTCtttgatggatgcaacgaccaAACTGATATCG GTGGAGATCTACACGATGGAAGGGATTACAATCTTGGTCTTGAAGTCATCGCCGCTGTGGAGTCCGGTAAGAGTGAAAACGAACCCTTACTCTGTCAGCAATACGTTCTTCGTCCCTGCTAACAGTGGAGA GTTGGTGAGAACCCAACTGCGTCTGGCTAGGGAGATTTTGGAATTACTCCTGAACAGCTTTGTCATAATGTGGTCAAAGGATCACAACAACAAGCAGCAATATGGACTGG CCTCAAGGATTGTCAAATTTGCTCAGATACTACCAGAGAAAGGCATCACTGGACCATTTATGGTTTCAG CGTCTTAG
- the LOC104738705 gene encoding uncharacterized protein LOC104738705 isoform X1, with translation MFCCSILFSTITMSLMDATTKLISVEIYTMEGITILVLKSSPLWSPVRVKTNPYSVSNTFFVPANSGELVRTQLRLAREILELLLNSFVIMWSKDHNNKQQYGLASRIVKFAQILPEKGITGPFMVSGCLP, from the exons ATGTTTTGCTGCAGCATTTTGTTTTCTACTATAACAAT GTCtttgatggatgcaacgaccaAACTGATATCG GTGGAGATCTACACGATGGAAGGGATTACAATCTTGGTCTTGAAGTCATCGCCGCTGTGGAGTCCGGTAAGAGTGAAAACGAACCCTTACTCTGTCAGCAATACGTTCTTCGTCCCTGCTAACAGTGGAGA GTTGGTGAGAACCCAACTGCGTCTGGCTAGGGAGATTTTGGAATTACTCCTGAACAGCTTTGTCATAATGTGGTCAAAGGATCACAACAACAAGCAGCAATATGGACTGG CCTCAAGGATTGTCAAATTTGCTCAGATACTACCAGAGAAAGGCATCACTGGACCATTTATGGTTTCAG GGTGCTTGCCATGA